One window of Agarivorans sp. Alg241-V36 genomic DNA carries:
- the malE gene encoding maltose/maltodextrin ABC transporter substrate-binding protein MalE yields the protein MKKTILASAIAVASLGMASNAFAAIEEGQLTIWVNGDKGYNGLAEVGKRFEADTGVKVSVAHPDDAPGKFQQAASTGSGPDIFLWAHDRFGDWVDAGLLTELKPSAEKKAAVEDFAWNAVTIDGKVYGYPIAIEAVGLIYNKDLVPNPPKTWEEIPALDTELQKSGKHAILWDYNNTYFSWPLLAANGGYIFKYENGTYDVKDTGVATDGAKMGAQVIKDLIENGHMPKGADYGVMDSAFNKGEVAMVINGPWAWDNMEKSGINYGVTYIPTINGNKAKPMVGVLAGAVNSASPNADLAVEFLENYLVTNEGLKSVNDDVPLGAVALKSYMEELSSDPRIAATFANAQDGEPMPNVAAMGKFWSAMATSLTNITSGRQPLEKALDAAARRIAK from the coding sequence ATGAAAAAGACAATTCTTGCATCTGCTATAGCGGTTGCTTCTTTAGGCATGGCATCTAATGCTTTTGCTGCGATTGAAGAAGGCCAATTAACCATTTGGGTAAATGGTGATAAAGGCTACAACGGCTTGGCTGAAGTAGGTAAACGCTTTGAAGCTGATACTGGTGTTAAAGTAAGTGTTGCACACCCAGACGATGCCCCTGGTAAATTCCAGCAAGCGGCTTCAACTGGTTCAGGTCCTGATATTTTCTTATGGGCTCACGACCGTTTTGGAGACTGGGTTGATGCTGGTCTTTTAACCGAACTTAAGCCAAGTGCTGAAAAAAAAGCAGCAGTAGAAGACTTTGCTTGGAACGCGGTTACTATCGACGGCAAAGTATACGGCTACCCAATCGCTATTGAAGCGGTAGGTCTTATCTACAACAAAGACTTAGTGCCAAACCCTCCTAAGACTTGGGAAGAAATCCCAGCTCTAGATACAGAGCTTCAGAAGTCTGGTAAGCACGCTATCCTATGGGATTACAACAATACTTACTTCTCATGGCCTCTACTGGCTGCGAACGGTGGTTACATCTTCAAATACGAAAACGGTACTTATGACGTTAAAGATACCGGTGTAGCAACTGACGGCGCTAAAATGGGCGCTCAAGTAATTAAAGATCTTATCGAAAATGGTCATATGCCAAAAGGCGCTGACTACGGTGTAATGGACTCTGCCTTTAACAAAGGTGAAGTTGCAATGGTTATCAACGGTCCTTGGGCTTGGGATAACATGGAAAAAAGTGGCATCAACTACGGTGTAACTTACATTCCAACTATCAACGGTAACAAAGCTAAGCCAATGGTAGGTGTATTAGCTGGTGCGGTTAACTCTGCGTCACCTAACGCTGACTTAGCGGTAGAATTCCTAGAAAACTACCTTGTTACTAATGAAGGCTTGAAATCTGTGAATGACGATGTACCACTAGGTGCTGTAGCGCTTAAGTCGTACATGGAAGAGCTTTCAAGCGACCCTCGCATCGCTGCAACTTTCGCAAACGCTCAAGATGGTGAGCCAATGCCTAACGTAGCTGCAATGGGTAAATTCTGGTCTGCGATGGCAACATCTCTAACCAACATCACTAGTGGTCGTCAACCTCTAGAGAAAGCACTAGACGCCGCTGCGCGTCGCATAGCGAAATAA
- the malF gene encoding maltose ABC transporter permease MalF: protein MGLSASPGFMQGKYAWLKLLLITAIVLLNGYAIVLMYAGGEYAFALLTLVVVSTGVYVFLSKKMYAHRYIFPGIAGMVVFIIFPLAYTIGIAFTNYSGTNLLSLERVEQLHTQKTYMAKGGSFNFQLHQESEGKYVLALSQDDKLFVTRPVEVVSNADVRARKLTLKTKRIKLHEVDALPATDKAPIKEIISHRQFFNSILLVTPEEHELVMNGLRKFSAMKPLFTRLEDGVVLKESGAILPGPSILRNNQTGELMLPNMETGFYQYIDGDGQFVGSRLAPGFTVSVGWKNFERVATDKGIKEPFIEIFIWTVIFASASVAFTLAIGMVLACLIQWEELKGRAIYRVVLILPYAIPAFISILVFKGLFNQNFGEINEILNGLFGIKPDWFTDPVMAKSMILIVNTWLGYPYMMILCLGMLKSIPEDLYEASAMDGAGPINNFFNITVPLLMKPLTPLLVASFAFNFNNFVLIQLLTNGGPDIIGASTPAGTTDLLVSYTYRIAFQGDGGQDYGLASAIATLIFLVVGALALINLKLTKADKAA from the coding sequence ATGGGTCTTTCTGCGTCTCCAGGTTTTATGCAGGGCAAGTATGCTTGGCTAAAACTGCTGCTGATCACAGCGATTGTATTGCTTAACGGCTATGCAATTGTTTTGATGTATGCAGGTGGTGAATATGCATTTGCATTGCTCACCCTTGTTGTTGTTTCTACCGGTGTTTACGTTTTTTTAAGTAAAAAAATGTATGCGCACAGATATATCTTCCCCGGCATTGCGGGGATGGTTGTATTTATCATCTTCCCTCTGGCATATACCATTGGCATTGCTTTCACCAACTATAGTGGCACTAACTTATTGTCGCTAGAGCGGGTAGAGCAGTTACATACCCAGAAGACTTACATGGCGAAGGGCGGTTCATTTAACTTTCAGTTACATCAAGAATCTGAAGGTAAATACGTTCTAGCACTATCTCAAGACGATAAGTTGTTTGTTACACGTCCTGTTGAAGTAGTGTCGAATGCTGATGTACGTGCTCGAAAACTTACGCTTAAAACTAAGCGAATTAAATTACATGAGGTTGACGCTCTTCCTGCAACGGATAAAGCGCCAATTAAAGAAATTATCTCTCATCGTCAGTTCTTCAATAGCATCTTACTGGTTACCCCAGAAGAGCATGAATTGGTTATGAATGGTCTTCGCAAGTTCTCTGCGATGAAGCCATTGTTTACCCGCCTAGAAGACGGAGTAGTACTAAAAGAAAGTGGTGCTATTCTTCCTGGCCCTTCAATTTTGCGTAACAACCAGACTGGCGAGCTCATGCTGCCAAATATGGAAACAGGTTTTTACCAATACATTGACGGTGACGGACAGTTTGTTGGCAGCCGTTTAGCACCTGGTTTTACTGTTAGCGTAGGCTGGAAAAACTTTGAACGTGTTGCTACCGATAAAGGTATTAAAGAACCGTTTATCGAAATCTTCATTTGGACAGTGATTTTTGCTTCAGCATCTGTAGCCTTTACCTTGGCTATCGGTATGGTGCTAGCTTGTCTAATTCAATGGGAGGAGCTTAAAGGTCGCGCCATATACCGCGTAGTACTCATTCTTCCCTATGCGATTCCCGCATTTATTTCAATCTTGGTGTTTAAAGGCTTATTCAACCAGAACTTTGGTGAAATTAACGAAATCTTAAATGGCTTGTTTGGCATTAAACCAGACTGGTTTACTGATCCAGTAATGGCCAAGTCTATGATTTTGATTGTTAACACTTGGTTGGGTTACCCCTACATGATGATTTTGTGTTTGGGTATGCTTAAGTCTATTCCAGAAGATTTATACGAAGCATCTGCAATGGATGGTGCTGGTCCCATTAACAACTTCTTCAACATTACTGTTCCGTTGTTAATGAAACCTCTAACACCATTACTGGTTGCTTCTTTTGCCTTTAACTTTAACAACTTTGTTTTGATTCAGTTATTGACTAACGGTGGTCCAGATATTATTGGTGCTTCAACACCAGCTGGTACAACCGACTTACTTGTAAGTTATACCTACCGAATTGCCTTCCAAGGTGACGGCGGTCAGGATTATGGTCTAGCTAGTGCCATCGCAACCCTAATTTTCTTAGTGGTAGGTGCACTCGCATTGATTAACTTGAAACTAACTAAAGCTGATAAAGCGGCGTAA
- the malG gene encoding maltose ABC transporter permease MalG, which produces MAMVQPKSLKYRKLATHVVLCLFLCLIIFPLLMVITISFRTGNFAVGELIPSNPTLDHWRLALGITVVNPDGSLTPPPFPVLTWLWNSIKVAGISALLIVALSTTSAYAFARMRFKGKATILNGMLIFQMFPSVLALVAIYALFNKIGDYIPWLGLNTHGGLIFAYLGGIALHVWTIKGYFETIDPALEESAAIDGATPWQAFRLVLLPLSVPILAVVFILAFIGVITEVPMASVLMQDVDKLTLAVGAQQYLYPQNYLWGDFAAAAVLSGFPITLVFLMAQRWLVGGLTAGGVKG; this is translated from the coding sequence ATGGCAATGGTTCAACCTAAATCATTGAAATATAGAAAACTAGCTACTCACGTAGTGCTATGTTTGTTTCTATGTTTAATTATTTTCCCATTATTAATGGTAATCACTATTTCATTCCGTACGGGTAACTTTGCGGTAGGTGAATTGATTCCATCAAACCCTACTTTAGATCACTGGCGTTTGGCCTTGGGGATTACAGTTGTAAACCCTGATGGTTCATTAACACCTCCTCCATTCCCAGTATTAACTTGGTTATGGAACTCAATTAAAGTAGCGGGTATCTCAGCCTTATTAATTGTTGCTCTATCAACTACTAGTGCTTACGCATTTGCTCGTATGCGCTTTAAAGGTAAAGCTACAATTCTTAACGGTATGTTGATTTTCCAAATGTTCCCATCTGTATTGGCCTTGGTTGCAATTTATGCCTTGTTCAACAAGATTGGTGACTACATTCCTTGGTTGGGTCTAAACACTCACGGCGGTTTAATCTTCGCTTACCTTGGTGGTATTGCACTACATGTGTGGACCATTAAAGGCTACTTCGAAACCATTGACCCGGCGCTAGAAGAGTCTGCAGCTATTGACGGTGCAACTCCTTGGCAGGCGTTTAGATTGGTATTGTTACCGCTTTCTGTACCTATTTTGGCAGTTGTGTTCATTCTTGCATTCATTGGTGTAATTACCGAAGTACCAATGGCATCTGTCTTGATGCAAGATGTTGATAAGCTAACGCTCGCCGTAGGTGCTCAACAATATCTCTATCCGCAAAACTACTTGTGGGGCGACTTCGCCGCTGCAGCTGTTTTGTCAGGATTCCCTATCACGCTAGTGTTCCTAATGGCTCAACGTTGGTTGGTCGGCGGGTTAACAGCTGGTGGTGTTAAAGGTTAA
- a CDS encoding ABC transporter ATP-binding protein: MADVILKNVRKNYDPAIHQDTLRDINLDIQDGEFVVFVGPSGCGKSTLLRMIAGLEDITSGELNIGGNFMNDVPPVERNVGMVFQSYALYPHMDLRENMSFGLKLKKVDKETITKRVDNASDILGLDPLLDRKPKELSGGQRQRVAIGRCIVQQPGVFLFDEPLSNLDAALRVKMRIEIAKLHKELQSTIIYVTHDQVEAMTLADKIVVLSPLDPNAATNLEQYGSPLDLYHNPANKFVAGFIGSPKMNFIEGEIVETGEQESKVKLVTGDVITIAVDTSRASVGDLIELGCRPEHLVEDTHAHAENFITGTVVVAEHLGSESYVYMDVKGFDFTFKARSEFPTQNGDELRVGLPTKACYLFDSNGIAFPRTAKYNKD, translated from the coding sequence ATGGCTGATGTAATTCTAAAAAATGTACGTAAAAACTACGACCCGGCAATTCACCAAGACACTTTGCGTGATATTAACTTAGACATTCAAGACGGTGAATTTGTAGTATTCGTTGGTCCGTCAGGTTGTGGTAAGTCTACACTTTTACGTATGATTGCTGGTTTAGAAGATATTACGAGTGGTGAGCTTAACATTGGTGGTAACTTCATGAATGACGTACCACCAGTAGAGCGTAACGTAGGTATGGTATTCCAGTCTTACGCACTATACCCACATATGGATTTACGCGAAAACATGTCTTTCGGCCTTAAGTTGAAAAAGGTTGATAAAGAAACAATTACAAAGCGTGTAGATAATGCTTCTGACATCCTAGGCTTAGACCCGCTTTTAGACCGTAAGCCTAAAGAGTTAAGTGGTGGTCAGCGTCAACGTGTTGCAATTGGTCGTTGTATTGTACAACAGCCGGGCGTATTCCTATTTGATGAGCCACTATCTAACCTTGATGCTGCACTTCGTGTGAAGATGCGTATCGAGATTGCTAAACTTCACAAAGAACTACAATCTACTATCATCTACGTTACCCACGACCAAGTGGAAGCGATGACCTTAGCGGATAAGATTGTGGTACTTAGCCCACTAGACCCTAACGCTGCAACTAACTTAGAGCAATACGGTTCTCCGTTAGATCTTTACCATAACCCTGCTAACAAATTTGTTGCTGGCTTTATTGGTTCGCCAAAAATGAACTTCATTGAAGGCGAGATAGTTGAAACTGGTGAGCAAGAAAGTAAAGTTAAATTGGTAACTGGTGACGTTATCACCATTGCAGTAGACACTAGCCGTGCAAGCGTTGGTGATTTAATTGAGCTAGGTTGCCGCCCAGAGCACTTGGTAGAAGATACCCATGCTCATGCAGAGAACTTCATAACAGGTACAGTAGTAGTTGCTGAGCACCTAGGTTCAGAGTCTTACGTTTATATGGACGTTAAAGGCTTTGATTTCACCTTTAAAGCACGCAGTGAATTCCCAACTCAAAATGGTGATGAACTACGTGTAGGTCTGCCAACTAAAGCGTGTTACCTGTTTGATAGTAATGGCATTGCGTTCCCACGTACTGCCAAGTACAACAAAGACTAG
- a CDS encoding PilZ domain-containing protein produces the protein MERIDIDVDPIAPELLKQFNALPCQTEVHLQIPTPTKPLRLRSRLIGIEPGMCVILSRGMDQNWEAARDLIREGQSIVVRIVNEGDPNATIFAYRGSISKLMSSVGRWVVLDYPRNVQKISLRQHSRLPISLPCKLNTSADSQESFDGLLKDLSLNGGGFVSRPIPLPLTKKAFTLELAVEGQEALSITANICNQHLEQRSPEKVHYGLSFDEDEQTKQQFIESALLEIVQRENKTPG, from the coding sequence ATGGAAAGAATAGATATTGATGTGGACCCAATAGCACCTGAACTTCTCAAGCAATTTAATGCCCTTCCTTGTCAAACCGAAGTGCATTTGCAAATCCCTACCCCCACCAAGCCACTACGCTTAAGAAGTCGCCTCATAGGTATCGAACCAGGCATGTGTGTCATCCTATCTCGCGGCATGGATCAAAATTGGGAAGCTGCCAGAGACTTAATTCGAGAAGGTCAGTCAATTGTGGTTCGCATTGTTAACGAAGGTGACCCAAACGCCACTATTTTTGCTTATAGAGGCTCTATATCTAAATTAATGAGTAGTGTTGGCCGATGGGTAGTATTAGATTATCCACGTAACGTGCAAAAAATCAGCTTACGCCAACACAGCAGATTACCCATCTCTCTGCCATGTAAGCTCAACACCAGTGCCGATAGCCAAGAGTCTTTTGATGGTTTACTAAAAGACCTTTCACTTAACGGCGGTGGATTTGTTTCTCGCCCTATTCCTCTACCCTTAACTAAAAAGGCCTTCACCCTAGAGTTAGCCGTGGAAGGGCAAGAAGCATTGTCGATCACAGCCAATATCTGTAATCAGCATTTAGAGCAACGTTCACCCGAAAAGGTCCATTACGGTTTAAGCTTTGATGAAGACGAGCAAACTAAACAGCAGTTCATCGAAAGTGCGCTGCTTGAAATAGTTCAACGAGAAAACAAAACCCCCGGATAA
- a CDS encoding 6-carboxytetrahydropterin synthase, whose product MKLFVKDLTVIDSTYLCPDRGLVGESWLVNIELGGSLNDMDMLLDFGQVKKLIKRLIDEKVDHKLLVPIRSPLCKVNASEGYTQLDFMRPHGKSIHLRCPDEAYTFIDSVEVSNDALTAYVKSVVLEQLPSNIQDLDITLRHESIDGPYYHYSHGLKKHDGNCQRIAHGHRSTIEILVDSEYDIDLATSWAMKWRNIYLGSESDEISRQDISFYEQQDWQEHYAFAYQSPQGFFELVLPKQETDILPCETTVENLAAYIASTLAKVMEGHSLKVIAYEGVGKGAISEVYR is encoded by the coding sequence ATGAAACTATTTGTAAAAGATCTAACCGTTATTGACTCAACCTATCTATGCCCCGACCGTGGTTTAGTGGGGGAGAGTTGGTTGGTCAACATTGAGTTAGGTGGCTCACTTAATGATATGGATATGTTGTTAGATTTTGGCCAAGTAAAAAAGCTGATTAAACGTTTAATAGATGAAAAGGTCGATCATAAGCTGTTGGTTCCGATTCGCTCACCCTTATGTAAGGTAAATGCCAGCGAAGGCTATACTCAATTGGACTTCATGCGACCGCATGGAAAAAGCATTCATTTACGTTGCCCAGATGAAGCTTACACTTTTATTGATTCGGTAGAGGTGAGTAACGACGCCTTAACTGCCTATGTAAAAAGTGTAGTATTGGAACAGCTGCCATCTAATATTCAAGATTTAGACATTACCTTACGCCATGAATCTATCGACGGCCCTTATTACCACTATAGTCATGGCTTGAAAAAACACGATGGCAATTGTCAGCGTATCGCTCATGGTCATCGCTCCACCATCGAAATTCTTGTCGATAGCGAATATGATATCGACTTAGCAACCAGTTGGGCGATGAAGTGGCGCAATATTTACCTTGGTAGTGAAAGCGATGAGATTAGCCGGCAGGATATCAGCTTTTATGAGCAGCAGGATTGGCAGGAACACTACGCGTTTGCTTACCAATCGCCGCAAGGTTTTTTTGAATTGGTGCTACCTAAGCAAGAAACCGATATTTTGCCCTGTGAGACTACGGTAGAAAACTTAGCTGCTTATATTGCGTCTACCTTAGCTAAAGTGATGGAAGGGCATAGCTTAAAGGTTATTGCTTACGAAGGCGTGGGTAAGGGCGCTATTTCAGAAGTATATAGATAA
- a CDS encoding methyl-accepting chemotaxis protein — protein MMVLTNVLSLQTGSRFNQQLDTVTEEATPLVLQSSQFAVDLLTADKYFKDALTSSESDVIKASSEAFEQSELVFISSLGTLRSMSEGNQELESQLDALNALDQNYFQVAKQVMNDNINYLEDLQAVKRSSNQLSVMLPQLKKNLSDKVAALNDDYIRWAAESFLNAMAVIELNTLEGLNTSQSKKVSVILKRNNKLIKNFLSATSDLEEEIPELRNDMGHQIDQFVKDSTKSDGVLAAHLKVTQDSEAIAQRVGETSLQITEAISQLSSINDIANAQVDSASENANKMLEASRIQLITAMVIVIPLALLVAWNVASSIKQPLNLLLKTLKAAAAGDMTETVKYQSTNEFGQLADSANSMMEQMRSVLNDISQAAESLSNVSNGNSTTLNTAKVELDNQRQETASVAAAMTEMEQSVREVAKSANITLEKVMEVEEAANSGRQVMSNNITTTHQLSEKLGHSSSVIGEVDSMSNSIGSILDVIRGIADQTNLLALNAAIEAARAGEQGRGFAVVADEVRVLAQKTTNSTTEIQSMIENLQKSAQRAVSVMSECSSEMQASISQSSDANGAMEEIQGIITQISDMSSQIAAAAEQQQATGAEISNNLNRISDISDENYQSIEIVTSTSEELGELAGQQDSLVKRFTL, from the coding sequence ATGATGGTACTCACTAATGTATTGTCTTTACAAACCGGCAGTCGCTTCAACCAGCAGCTCGATACCGTAACAGAAGAAGCCACGCCATTAGTGCTACAAAGTAGTCAATTTGCGGTAGATTTACTCACCGCGGATAAATACTTTAAAGATGCCCTAACCTCTAGCGAATCCGATGTGATTAAAGCCAGTAGCGAGGCTTTTGAGCAAAGCGAGTTAGTTTTCATTTCTTCACTTGGCACTTTGCGCTCGATGTCGGAAGGCAATCAAGAGTTGGAATCTCAACTAGATGCACTAAACGCCTTAGATCAAAATTACTTCCAAGTTGCTAAACAGGTAATGAACGACAACATTAATTACCTAGAAGACCTACAGGCTGTCAAGCGCAGCTCCAACCAATTGTCGGTAATGCTTCCGCAACTTAAGAAAAACTTATCAGATAAAGTAGCGGCATTAAACGATGATTACATCCGTTGGGCTGCTGAGAGCTTCTTAAACGCGATGGCCGTTATCGAGCTTAATACCTTAGAAGGCTTAAATACTAGCCAATCTAAAAAAGTGTCGGTCATTCTTAAGCGCAATAACAAGCTAATCAAAAATTTCTTAAGCGCCACCTCTGATTTAGAAGAAGAAATTCCAGAATTACGTAACGATATGGGCCATCAGATTGACCAATTCGTGAAGGACTCAACCAAGTCTGATGGTGTATTGGCCGCACACTTAAAAGTAACCCAAGACAGTGAAGCTATTGCACAACGAGTTGGGGAAACATCGCTACAAATTACTGAAGCTATTAGCCAGCTTTCTAGTATCAATGACATCGCCAACGCTCAAGTAGATAGCGCCTCAGAAAACGCGAATAAAATGCTAGAAGCGAGCCGCATTCAGTTAATTACAGCAATGGTGATTGTGATTCCCCTAGCACTATTGGTAGCCTGGAACGTTGCAAGCTCGATTAAACAACCGCTTAACTTGTTGCTTAAAACACTTAAAGCGGCAGCGGCTGGTGATATGACCGAAACCGTAAAATACCAAAGTACCAACGAATTTGGCCAATTAGCAGACTCAGCTAATAGCATGATGGAGCAAATGCGCTCGGTGCTAAATGATATTAGCCAAGCAGCAGAAAGCCTTTCTAATGTATCTAATGGTAACTCCACTACCCTAAATACAGCCAAGGTTGAGCTAGATAATCAACGCCAAGAAACAGCATCGGTTGCGGCAGCTATGACCGAAATGGAGCAATCGGTTAGAGAGGTTGCTAAAAGCGCTAACATTACTCTAGAAAAAGTAATGGAAGTTGAGGAAGCGGCAAACTCTGGTCGCCAAGTAATGAGCAACAACATCACTACCACCCATCAATTATCTGAAAAATTGGGCCATAGTAGTTCGGTAATTGGCGAAGTTGATAGCATGAGTAACAGCATTGGCTCAATCTTAGATGTAATTAGAGGAATTGCAGACCAAACCAACTTGCTTGCCTTAAACGCAGCAATTGAGGCTGCTCGCGCCGGCGAGCAAGGTCGTGGTTTTGCGGTAGTTGCAGATGAAGTACGAGTATTAGCACAGAAGACAACTAACTCAACAACTGAGATTCAATCTATGATTGAGAATCTGCAAAAGAGTGCTCAACGTGCTGTATCAGTGATGTCTGAATGTTCTTCAGAGATGCAAGCCAGCATTTCTCAAAGCTCTGATGCTAACGGCGCAATGGAAGAAATTCAGGGCATTATTACCCAGATTTCTGATATGAGTAGTCAAATTGCTGCAGCAGCAGAACAACAACAAGCTACCGGAGCTGAGATATCAAACAACCTTAACCGTATATCAGACATCAGTGACGAGAATTATCAAAGCATTGAAATTGTGACCAGCACCAGTGAAGAGCTTGGTGAATTAGCAGGACAGCAAGACTCGCTAGTGAAGCGTTTTACCTTGTAA